The Candidatus Beckwithbacteria bacterium DNA segment CCAAAGTTGTATAAGCCGATAAACTAACTTGCTCTAAAACTGGCCTTACTACTAGTTTTTGTAAGTCTTGCTTACTACTTGCCATACTGCGCTTTAATCAAATTGATAATCGCTTCATGCCAAAGATAGATATCTCCAGCTCCCATAGTTACTATCACTGTATCTTGCAAATCTTGGGTTTGCAAATAGTCTAATAGTTCCTTTTCTCCAGCTAAATATCTAGTATCGCGGTGGTTTTTGGCAATAGCATCAGCCAGAGATTGGCCAGAAGTTTGCGGATCAGCTTTTTCCCGGGCTGAAGCAAAAATATCAGTAATGACCACATGGTCAGCATCCCCAAAGCTGCTAGCAAATTCTGCCAACAAGGCTTTGGTTCTCGAGTAGGTATGGGCCTGAAAAGCTACAACAATGCGGTGATTGGGAAACTGATTTTTTAGGGCTGCTAGTGTTGCCTGAATTTCCTGAGGATGATGAGCATAATCATCATATAATGTAGTGCTATCTTGCTCATAGATTAATTCCAGCCGACGGCCAAGACCCTCGTATTTTGACAAAACTGCTTGCAAATCTTGAAGACCAAAGCCTAACGCTTGGCCAGCCAATAAAACAGCCGTAGCATTAGCCATATTAAATTGGCCTTGAACCGAGATAGTAAGATTGACACCAATTTTCTGATCACCTTTAAATAAGTCAAAACTAGAAACAGAATTTTGTTTGATCAGATAATCACCATGGGTAAAACCATAACCTAAAATCGAAGCTTTAATATCGCTTTGCTCAATAAGTTTCCGGGCTAGCGGACAATCTAGGTTTATAACTAAAGTACCATCACTAGGTAATTTTTCAACAAACTTCTGAAAAGTAGTTAAGGTATTTACTTCACTTGGGTAAACATCTGGATGATCATGAGCCAAGTTGGGAATAATGATAATTTTAGGATTTTGATAATAAAATTTAGGGTGTTCATCGTTAATACTTGATTTATACTCATCTGCTTCGGCTACAAAAATGTCACCTTTCAAATCAAATTTCCCAGGAAAAGCTAATGATTTAATTTGGCCAACTCCAACCATATAGCTAGGATCTTGCTCAAGCTGCTCCAATGCCGTTGCTAGCCAGGCAGAGACCGTGGTTTTACCGCCTACTCCGGCTACGCTAATACCGATGTTTTTACTGTTGAAAAATAGGCCTAGAGCTTGAGCAAAAGACAAAACTAGCACTCCGGCTTCCAAAGCTGCTTTAACTTCCACGTTTTCCTCGCCACCATGAGCCACAGTATAAACCAGCAAGTCTGGTTTAATTTGCCTAATCCGCTCAGGCTCAAAACCTATATAGCAGGTAATATCTTTTTTAACTAAGGCTTCATCCGTCACAAATGTACCCTCAACATCTGAACCCTCAACTTGCATCCCAAAGTCTTTGGCAATACAAGCTAGGGCCGTCATTCCTACACCTTTGAGACCAGTAAAGTAGACTGAGTGGATAGCAGCAAGATTAAGCATATCTTAAGATTTAAGAAAACTAGTAATTTTGCCAAGTAGCTGAGCTAAACTTTGTTCATAGCAAATTACCATATCTTTTTTATCCAAATGCTCATTCTGATATTCACCATACTGCAACCAAACTCCTTTTATCTGAGGAGAAACTTTTTTAGCCTCAGCAATATTAACTAGCTGATCATCAATCATTAAAATATCCCAATCTTTATAAATAGCTGAAATTTGTTTTATCCCCTCGCCAATATTTTCAAAAACAAAATAATCATCAACTAGAGGAATAAGTCCAGCTTTTCTAATTTTAATTGGCTGATAAACCAAATCACCCTCAGCAATCAGCACCAATTCACCCATATTGTGAAGACTTTCTAAAAAAGAATACGCATCTGGAAGCAGATAATCTTCAAACGACAAACTAAAAAATATGTTTTTCAAAGACTCAGCTAGATAATCGTTTTGAACCTGACTAGCAAAAACTCGACAAGCCTCGGGAATATCAACAAACCCTCTATCTTTTTTAACTTCATCATAGGCTTGCCAAAATTTTTGAATATAGTCTTTCTTATCACCATTATTACTTATTGAAGAAAGAAAAGTATTAATTTCTTTATCTAAATCTTGTTTGATTCTATCCACATCAATAATTGTGTTATCCAGGTTTACTAAAAATAGCAGTGGTTGTTTTCTGGCTTGTAAACGTTTGACCATATTGCGATTTGCTAAAGCCAATTCTTCTTTGGAATTAATCCCATACCATTCATCTTCCCCTACTTCTTGGCTATTTACTATCTTGCCTTGGTTACTTGCCAATGAGATAAGGTCTGTTAAATAAAATTCACCATTACTAGCTTGGGCTTTAATTTGTTCGACATTGATTCGTAACCATTCAAAATTAAAGCAGTAGCAACCAGCATTAACTTCGGTAATTTCAAGCTCTTGCGGACTAGCTTCTTTAGCTTCAATAATAGTTACAACTCTGCCATCTTGATCGCGTTTAACCCGACCTAATGAACCTGGTTCTTTTTTTCTGATCGTTAAAAAGCTTAACATAGCACCTTGTTCTTCATGAGATCTCAGCAAACGTCTAATAGTTGAAGATTTATAAAAAGCCGAGTCATCACCATTGATTACCAAAATTGTTTCTACTCCTGAAGTAATTTCTTTCAAAGCTGTTTTGACCGCATCGGCTGTCCCTTTTTGCTGCCATTGATACACATAGTTGGCACTCCGGCCAATACTGGCCTTAACTTCATCAGATTTAAAACCTATCACTACGTTTTTATCTTTAATGCCTACCCGGTCTAGCAAGCTAAGACTGTAGTAAATCATGGGTTTACCGGCTACCCGATACAGAACTTTTGGTAATTCTTGACCAATCCGGGTTCCTTTACCAGCTGCTAGGACAATAGCAGAAATATGGTTAAAATTATTCATAAAATTAAACTCTTATTAACTTGCCTGTTTATTATACCTTTTTTCTCATATTTTTTACTGATAAAATAGAGTTTGATGAATCAAAATTTGAGTCAATTTATTCCTTCAGCTGTTATTTTAACTGGCGGCAGTTGTAGTCGCTTTCACCCCTTTTCTTACCCGGGAGCTAAAGCTAATTTCGTCTTAATGGGACAACCTATCCTAGCCCACACCATTTCATCTCTGATTTCAGTCGGCATTACTGATATTCATATTGTTAAATCGCCTCAAGATACAGCCATCGAATCTATTGCTAATATTTTTCAAGACAAAGCTCAGATCACCTTTTATAATCAGGAGCAAGCTCTGGGTCAAGGTCATGCCATTTTACAAGTTAAAGATAAAATTAAGCACCGCTTTTTGGTTT contains these protein-coding regions:
- a CDS encoding NTP transferase domain-containing protein; protein product: MNNFNHISAIVLAAGKGTRIGQELPKVLYRVAGKPMIYYSLSLLDRVGIKDKNVVIGFKSDEVKASIGRSANYVYQWQQKGTADAVKTALKEITSGVETILVINGDDSAFYKSSTIRRLLRSHEEQGAMLSFLTIRKKEPGSLGRVKRDQDGRVVTIIEAKEASPQELEITEVNAGCYCFNFEWLRINVEQIKAQASNGEFYLTDLISLASNQGKIVNSQEVGEDEWYGINSKEELALANRNMVKRLQARKQPLLFLVNLDNTIIDVDRIKQDLDKEINTFLSSISNNGDKKDYIQKFWQAYDEVKKDRGFVDIPEACRVFASQVQNDYLAESLKNIFFSLSFEDYLLPDAYSFLESLHNMGELVLIAEGDLVYQPIKIRKAGLIPLVDDYFVFENIGEGIKQISAIYKDWDILMIDDQLVNIAEAKKVSPQIKGVWLQYGEYQNEHLDKKDMVICYEQSLAQLLGKITSFLKS
- the murC gene encoding UDP-N-acetylmuramate--L-alanine ligase, coding for MLNLAAIHSVYFTGLKGVGMTALACIAKDFGMQVEGSDVEGTFVTDEALVKKDITCYIGFEPERIRQIKPDLLVYTVAHGGEENVEVKAALEAGVLVLSFAQALGLFFNSKNIGISVAGVGGKTTVSAWLATALEQLEQDPSYMVGVGQIKSLAFPGKFDLKGDIFVAEADEYKSSINDEHPKFYYQNPKIIIIPNLAHDHPDVYPSEVNTLTTFQKFVEKLPSDGTLVINLDCPLARKLIEQSDIKASILGYGFTHGDYLIKQNSVSSFDLFKGDQKIGVNLTISVQGQFNMANATAVLLAGQALGFGLQDLQAVLSKYEGLGRRLELIYEQDSTTLYDDYAHHPQEIQATLAALKNQFPNHRIVVAFQAHTYSRTKALLAEFASSFGDADHVVITDIFASAREKADPQTSGQSLADAIAKNHRDTRYLAGEKELLDYLQTQDLQDTVIVTMGAGDIYLWHEAIINLIKAQYGK